One window of Bos indicus isolate NIAB-ARS_2022 breed Sahiwal x Tharparkar chromosome 18, NIAB-ARS_B.indTharparkar_mat_pri_1.0, whole genome shotgun sequence genomic DNA carries:
- the STRN4 gene encoding striatin-4 isoform X2, producing MMEERAAAAVAAAASSCRPLGSGAGPGPTGAALVSVPAPGPGPAAKGGGGGGGSPGPTAGPEPLSLPGILHFIQHEWARFEAEKARWEAERAELQAQVAFLQGERKGQENLKTDLVRRIKMLEYALKQERAKYHKLKFGTDLNQGEKKPELSEPVSNGPVESVTLENSPLVWKEGRQLLRQYLEEVGYTDTILDMRSKRVRSLLGRSLELNGAAEPSEGGPRAPPVPGGLSGGESLLVKQIEEQIKRNAAGKDGRERLGGSVLEQIPFLQHCEDDDSDEDDELDGAQHRKQRVKLPSKALAPETEDEDEEDDSEDAISEFDFLGSGEDGEGPHDPRRCAAEGAHHELESRRVKLQGILADLRDVDGLPPKVTGPPPGTPQPRPHEDVFIMDTIGGGEVSLGDLADLTVTNDNDLSCDLSDSKDAFKKTWNPKFTLRSHYDGIRSLAFHHSQSALLTASEDGTLKLWNLQKAVTAKKNAALDVEPIHAFRAHRGPVLAVAMGSHSEYCYSGGADARIHSWKIPDLNMDPYDGYDPSVLSHVLEGHGDAVWGLAFSPASQRLASCSADGSVRIWDPSNSSPTCLCTFSTASDHGTPTSVAFTSTEPAHIVASFRSGDTVLYDLEAGSALLTLDSRGNSGPTQINQVVSHPSQPLTITAHDDRGIRFLDNRTGKLVHSMVAHLDAVTCLAVDPNGVFLMSGSHDCSLRLWSLDNKTCVQEITAHRKKHEEAIHAVACHPSKALIASAGADALAKVFV from the exons ATGATGGAGGAGCGAGCGGccgccgccgtcgccgccgccgcctcctcctgcCGCCCGCTGGGCTCCGGCGCGGGCCCCGGCCCGACGGGGGCGGCCCTGGTCTCCGTCCCCGCCCCCGGGCCCGGCCCGGCTGCCAAGGGAGGCGGTGGCGGCGGAGGCAGCCCCGGTCCCACAGCGGGACCGGAGCCCCTGAGCCTGCCCGGGATCCTACACTTTATCCAGCACGAGTGGGCGCGCTTCGAAGCGGAGAAAGCCCGCTGGGAGGCCGAGCGCGCCGAGCTGCAG GCTCAGGTGGCCTTCctccagggagagaggaaggggcaggagaATCTCAAGACGGACCTGGTGCGGCGGATCAAGATGCTGGAATACGCGTTGAAGCAGGAGAG GGCCAAATACCATAAATTGAAATTTGGGACAGACCTGAACCAGGGAGAGAAGAAGCCAGAACTGTCGGAACCAG TCTCCAATGGCCCCGTGGAGTCGGTCACCCTGGAGAACAGCCCGCTGGTGTGGAAGGAGGGGCGGCAGCTTCTCCGACA GTACCTGGAAGAGGTCGGCTACACTGACACCATCCTGGATATGCGGTCCAAGCGCGTGCGCTCCCTCCTGGGCCGCTCGTTAGAGCTCAACGGGGCCGCCGAGCCCAGCGAAGGGGGCCCTAGGGCCCCGCCGGTGCCCGGGGGGCTCAGCGGCGGAGAATCGCTGCTGGTGAAACAGATCGAGGAGCAGATCAAGAG GAACGCGGCCGGCAAGGACGGCAGAGAGCGCTTGGGTGGCTCGGTGCTGGAGCAGATCCCCTTCCTGCAGCACTGCGAGGACGATGACAGTGACGAGGATGATGAGCTGGATGGTGCGCAGCACAGGAAGCAGCGAGTGAAG CTACCATCCAAGGCCCTGGCCCCTGAGACGGAGGACGAAGACGAGGAGGATGACTCGGAGGACGCTATCAGCGAGTTTGACTTCCTGGGCTCAGGAGAGGACGGGGAGGGCCCGCACGACCCGCGGCGTTGTGCTGCAGAGGGCGCCCACCATGAACTGG AAAGCCGGCGGGTCAAACTTCAGGGGATCTTGGCTGACCTTCGGGATGTGGATGGGCTGCCCCCCAAAGTGACCGGCCCACCTCCCGGCACCCCCCAGCCCCGGCCCCACGAAG ACGTTTTCATCATGGACACTATCGGGGGCGGGGAGGTGAGCCTGGGGGACTTGGCAGATCTCACCGTCACCAACGACAACGACCTCAGCTGTGAT ctgtcTGACAGCAAAGACGCCTTCAAGAAGACCTGGAACCCCAAGTTCACTCTCCGCTCCCACTATGATGGCATCCGCTCCCTGGCTTTCCACCACAGCCAGTCGGCTTTGCTCACCGCTTCCGAGGACGGCACGCTCAAGCTCTGGAACCTGCAGAAGGCGGTCACAGCCAAGAA GAATGCCGCGCTAGACGTGGAGCCTATCCACGCCTTCCGGGCTCACAG GGGCCCCGTGTTGGCTGTGGCCATGGGCAGCCACAGTGAATACTGTTACAGTGGTGGGGCAGACGCCCGCATCCACAGCTGGAAGATTCCAGACCTCAACATGGACCCCTACGATGGTTACG ACCCGAGCGTGTTGAGCCACGTCCTGGAGGGCCACGGGGACGCCGTGTGGGGCCTGGCCTTCAGCCCCGCCTCCCAGCGCCTGGCCTCCTGCTCTGCCGATGGCTCCGTCCGCATCTGGGACCCCAGCAACAGCAGCCCGACCTGTCTCTGCACCTTTTCCACAGCCAGCG ATCACGGGACCCCCACCTCAGTGGCCTTCACCAGCACCGAGCCTGCCCACATCGTGGCCTCCTTTCGTTCTGGCGACACCGTCCTGTATGACCTGGAGGCTGGCAGTGCGCTCCTCACGCTGGACTCCCGGGGGAACAGTG gCCCAACCCAGATCAATCAGGTGGTGAGTCACCCCAGCCAGCCCCTCACCATCACCGCCCATGACGACAGAGGCATCCGTTTTCTGGACAACCGCACAG GGAAATTGGTGCACTCCATGGTCGCCCACCTGGATGCGGTCACCTGCCTCGCCGTGGACCCCAATGGCGTCTTCCTGATGTCAGGAA GCCACGACTGCTCACTGCGTTTGTGGAGCCTGGACAACAAGACGTGTGTTCAGGAGATCACAGCCCACCGCAAGAAGCATGAGGAGGCCATCCACGCGGTCGCCTGCCACCCCAGCAAGGCCCTCATCGCCAGTGCGGGTGCCGACGCCCTGGCCAAGGTCTTCGTATGA
- the STRN4 gene encoding striatin-4 isoform X1 — protein MMEERAAAAVAAAASSCRPLGSGAGPGPTGAALVSVPAPGPGPAAKGGGGGGGSPGPTAGPEPLSLPGILHFIQHEWARFEAEKARWEAERAELQAQVAFLQGERKGQENLKTDLVRRIKMLEYALKQERAKYHKLKFGTDLNQGEKKPELSEPVSNGPVESVTLENSPLVWKEGRQLLRQYLEEVGYTDTILDMRSKRVRSLLGRSLELNGAAEPSEGGPRAPPVPGGLSGGESLLVKQIEEQIKRNAAGKDGRERLGGSVLEQIPFLQHCEDDDSDEDDELDGAQHRKQRVKLPSKALAPETEDEDEEDDSEDAISEFDFLGSGEDGEGPHDPRRCAAEGAHHELESRRVKLQGILADLRDVDGLPPKVTGPPPGTPQPRPHEGSFGFSSDVFIMDTIGGGEVSLGDLADLTVTNDNDLSCDLSDSKDAFKKTWNPKFTLRSHYDGIRSLAFHHSQSALLTASEDGTLKLWNLQKAVTAKKNAALDVEPIHAFRAHRGPVLAVAMGSHSEYCYSGGADARIHSWKIPDLNMDPYDGYDPSVLSHVLEGHGDAVWGLAFSPASQRLASCSADGSVRIWDPSNSSPTCLCTFSTASDHGTPTSVAFTSTEPAHIVASFRSGDTVLYDLEAGSALLTLDSRGNSGPTQINQVVSHPSQPLTITAHDDRGIRFLDNRTGKLVHSMVAHLDAVTCLAVDPNGVFLMSGSHDCSLRLWSLDNKTCVQEITAHRKKHEEAIHAVACHPSKALIASAGADALAKVFV, from the exons ATGATGGAGGAGCGAGCGGccgccgccgtcgccgccgccgcctcctcctgcCGCCCGCTGGGCTCCGGCGCGGGCCCCGGCCCGACGGGGGCGGCCCTGGTCTCCGTCCCCGCCCCCGGGCCCGGCCCGGCTGCCAAGGGAGGCGGTGGCGGCGGAGGCAGCCCCGGTCCCACAGCGGGACCGGAGCCCCTGAGCCTGCCCGGGATCCTACACTTTATCCAGCACGAGTGGGCGCGCTTCGAAGCGGAGAAAGCCCGCTGGGAGGCCGAGCGCGCCGAGCTGCAG GCTCAGGTGGCCTTCctccagggagagaggaaggggcaggagaATCTCAAGACGGACCTGGTGCGGCGGATCAAGATGCTGGAATACGCGTTGAAGCAGGAGAG GGCCAAATACCATAAATTGAAATTTGGGACAGACCTGAACCAGGGAGAGAAGAAGCCAGAACTGTCGGAACCAG TCTCCAATGGCCCCGTGGAGTCGGTCACCCTGGAGAACAGCCCGCTGGTGTGGAAGGAGGGGCGGCAGCTTCTCCGACA GTACCTGGAAGAGGTCGGCTACACTGACACCATCCTGGATATGCGGTCCAAGCGCGTGCGCTCCCTCCTGGGCCGCTCGTTAGAGCTCAACGGGGCCGCCGAGCCCAGCGAAGGGGGCCCTAGGGCCCCGCCGGTGCCCGGGGGGCTCAGCGGCGGAGAATCGCTGCTGGTGAAACAGATCGAGGAGCAGATCAAGAG GAACGCGGCCGGCAAGGACGGCAGAGAGCGCTTGGGTGGCTCGGTGCTGGAGCAGATCCCCTTCCTGCAGCACTGCGAGGACGATGACAGTGACGAGGATGATGAGCTGGATGGTGCGCAGCACAGGAAGCAGCGAGTGAAG CTACCATCCAAGGCCCTGGCCCCTGAGACGGAGGACGAAGACGAGGAGGATGACTCGGAGGACGCTATCAGCGAGTTTGACTTCCTGGGCTCAGGAGAGGACGGGGAGGGCCCGCACGACCCGCGGCGTTGTGCTGCAGAGGGCGCCCACCATGAACTGG AAAGCCGGCGGGTCAAACTTCAGGGGATCTTGGCTGACCTTCGGGATGTGGATGGGCTGCCCCCCAAAGTGACCGGCCCACCTCCCGGCACCCCCCAGCCCCGGCCCCACGAAG GTTCCTTTGGCTTCTCCTCAGACGTTTTCATCATGGACACTATCGGGGGCGGGGAGGTGAGCCTGGGGGACTTGGCAGATCTCACCGTCACCAACGACAACGACCTCAGCTGTGAT ctgtcTGACAGCAAAGACGCCTTCAAGAAGACCTGGAACCCCAAGTTCACTCTCCGCTCCCACTATGATGGCATCCGCTCCCTGGCTTTCCACCACAGCCAGTCGGCTTTGCTCACCGCTTCCGAGGACGGCACGCTCAAGCTCTGGAACCTGCAGAAGGCGGTCACAGCCAAGAA GAATGCCGCGCTAGACGTGGAGCCTATCCACGCCTTCCGGGCTCACAG GGGCCCCGTGTTGGCTGTGGCCATGGGCAGCCACAGTGAATACTGTTACAGTGGTGGGGCAGACGCCCGCATCCACAGCTGGAAGATTCCAGACCTCAACATGGACCCCTACGATGGTTACG ACCCGAGCGTGTTGAGCCACGTCCTGGAGGGCCACGGGGACGCCGTGTGGGGCCTGGCCTTCAGCCCCGCCTCCCAGCGCCTGGCCTCCTGCTCTGCCGATGGCTCCGTCCGCATCTGGGACCCCAGCAACAGCAGCCCGACCTGTCTCTGCACCTTTTCCACAGCCAGCG ATCACGGGACCCCCACCTCAGTGGCCTTCACCAGCACCGAGCCTGCCCACATCGTGGCCTCCTTTCGTTCTGGCGACACCGTCCTGTATGACCTGGAGGCTGGCAGTGCGCTCCTCACGCTGGACTCCCGGGGGAACAGTG gCCCAACCCAGATCAATCAGGTGGTGAGTCACCCCAGCCAGCCCCTCACCATCACCGCCCATGACGACAGAGGCATCCGTTTTCTGGACAACCGCACAG GGAAATTGGTGCACTCCATGGTCGCCCACCTGGATGCGGTCACCTGCCTCGCCGTGGACCCCAATGGCGTCTTCCTGATGTCAGGAA GCCACGACTGCTCACTGCGTTTGTGGAGCCTGGACAACAAGACGTGTGTTCAGGAGATCACAGCCCACCGCAAGAAGCATGAGGAGGCCATCCACGCGGTCGCCTGCCACCCCAGCAAGGCCCTCATCGCCAGTGCGGGTGCCGACGCCCTGGCCAAGGTCTTCGTATGA
- the FKRP gene encoding ribitol 5-phosphate transferase FKRP, translating to MRLTRCQAALAAAITLNLLVLFYVSWLHHQPRSSRTRGSRRGSTSGPRVTILVREFEAFDNAVPELVDSFLQQEPTQPVVVVADTLPYPPLALPRIPNVRLALLQPALDRPASASRPETYVATEYVALVPDGARAEAPGQLERMVEVLRAGGARLVAAPIASANPARCLALNVSLREWTARYGPAPSAPRCDALDGDAVVLLRARDLFNLSAPLARPVGTGLFLQTALRGWTVQMLDLPFGVARQPPLATAHARWKAEREGRARRAALLRALGVRLVSWEGGRLEWFGCNKETPRCFGTVVGDTPAYLYEERWTPPCCLRALRETARYVVGVLEAAGVRYWLEGGSLLGAARHGDIIPWDYDVDLGIYLEDVGNCEQLRGAEAGSVVDERGFVWEKAVEGDFFRVQYSESNHLHVDLWPFYPRNGVMTKDTWLDHRQDVEFPEHFLQPLVPLPFAGFVAQAPNNYRRFLELKFGPGVIENPEYPNPALLSLGGSS from the coding sequence ATGCGGCTCACCCGCTGCCAGGCTGCCCTGGCAGCCGCCATCACCCTCAACCTTCTGGTCCTGTTCTACGTCTCATGGCTGCATCACCAGCCCAGGAGCTCCCGGACCAGGGGTTCTCGCCGTGGATCCACCTCTGGCCCCCGTGTCACCATCTTGGTGCGAGAGTTCGAGGCCTTTGACAACGCGGTACCCGAGCTGGTGGACTCTTTCCTGCAGCAAGAGCCCACCCAgccggtggtggtggtggccgaCACGCTCCCTTACCCGCCCCTGGCCCTGCCCCGCATTCCCAACGTTCGCCTGGCGCTGCTCCAGCCCGCCCTGGACCGACCCGCCTCAGCCTCGCGCCCGGAGACGTACGTGGCCACCGAGTACGTGGCCCTGGTGCCCGACGGGGCAAGGGCCGAGGCACCAGGCCAGCTGGAGCGCATGGTCGAGGTGCTCCGAGCGGGCGGCGCACGCCTGGTGGCCGCTCCCATCGCTTCGGCCAACCCAGCCCGGTGCCTGGCCCTGAACGTCAGCCTGCGGGAGTGGACCGCCCGCTACGGCCCAGCACCCTCCGCACCGCGCTGCGACGCCCTGGACGGGGACGCCGTGGTGCTCCTGCGCGCCCGCGACCTCTTCAATCTCTCGGCACCCCTGGCCCGGCCCGTGGGCACCGGCCTCTTCCTGCAGACCGCCCTCCGCGGCTGGACGGTGCAAATGCTGGACCTGCCCTTCGGCGTGGCGCGCCAGCCTCCACTGGCCACGGCCCATGCGCGCTGGAAGGCGGAGCGTGAGGGGCGCGCACGGCGGGCGGCGCTGCTGCGAGCGCTGGGCGTCCGCCTGGTAAGCTGGGAGGGCGGGCGGCTCGAGTGGTTCGGCTGCAACAAAGAGACCCCGCGCTGCTTCGGGACGGTGGTGGGCGACACGCCGGCCTACCTGTATGAGGAGCGCTGGACGCCCCCATGCTGCCTGCGCGCACTGCGCGAGACGGCCCGCTACGTGGTGGGCGTGCTGGAGGCGGCTGGCGTGCGCTACTGGCTGGAAGGCGGCTCGCTGCTGGGGGCGGCCCGCCACGGGGACATCATCCCATGGGACTACGATGTGGACCTGGGCATCTACCTGGAGGACGTGGGCAACTGCGAGCAGCTTCGGGGCGCCGAGGCAGGCTCGGTGGTGGACGAGCGCGGCTTCGTGTGGGAGAAGGCGGTGGAGGGCGACTTCTTCCGCGTGCAGTACAGCGAGAGCAACCACCTGCACGTGGACCTGTGGCCCTTCTACCCCCGGAACGGGGTCATGACCAAGGACACGTGGCTGGACCACCGGCAGGATGTCGAGTTCCCCGAACACTTCCTGCAACCTCTCGTGCCCCTGCCCTTTGCAGGCTTCGTGGCGCAGGCGCCTAACAACTACCGCCGCTTCCTGGAACTCAAGTTCGGCCCCGGGGTCATCGAGAACCCCGAATATCCCAACCCGGCGCTCCTGAGTTTGGGGGGAAGCAGTTGA